A stretch of the Panicum virgatum strain AP13 chromosome 9N, P.virgatum_v5, whole genome shotgun sequence genome encodes the following:
- the LOC120692930 gene encoding calcium-transporting ATPase 7, plasma membrane-type-like — protein MDCAADYLIAVGRSTADPMRWMKKWRKAANVIRSCHRLARLAFRSADILRRTGSYVTIKIHDDDADDAAGTSKPADAAPVEFSVAPDDEDFQGLVKEKRHGCFRRLSAGPGIAAALASGAEAGIRGDEADLRRRREAFGANTHPRRKPKGFWCHVWDALSDVFLIVLLVCAAVSLGFGIKEHGLKDGWYDGVSIFLAVFLVAAVSAVSNHGQAKRFDRLASESDDIAVTVVRGGRRQEVSIFDVVVGDVVVLMIGDVVPADGVFLEGHALQVDESSMTGEPHPVDVDAEKSPFLTSGVKVIDGYGKMIVTAVGTDTAWGEMMSSITREKTEPTPLQERLEGLTSSIGKVGVAVAVLVFTVLTARRFTGSTRDEQGKPLFDKQHVTFNTVFSALVGIFQQAVTIIVVAIPEGLPLAVTLTLAFSMKRMVKDHALVRTLSACETMGSVTAICTDKTGTLTLNQMKVTEFWVGTDRPRAAAAVSGGVVSLLCQGAGLNTTGSVYKPDNVSPPEISGSPTEKALLSWAVAELRMDADALKRSCKVLHVEAFNSDKKRSGVLIMDNATGAVTAHWKGAAEMVLASCSAYVGADGAARQLGGEQRRDLEKVISDMAAGSLRCIAFAYKQVDGEHSKIDDEDLTLLGLVGLKDPCRPEVRTAIEACTKAGVAVKMVTGDNVLTARAIAKECGIIPDSDRDGVVIEGHEFRAMSPEEQLEIVDRIRVMARSLPMDKLVLVQRLKQKGHVVAVTGDGTNDAPALKEADVGLSMGIQGTEVAKESSDIVIMNDNFDTVVTAIRWGRCVFNNIQKFIQFQLTVNVAALIINFVAALTSGKMPLTTVQLLWVNLIMDTMGALALATDKPTKALMRRPPIGRTAPLISNAMWRNLAAQAAFQVAVLLALQYRGRDVLGVGEKANGTIIFNAFVLCQVFNEFNAREIERKNVFAGVLRNRMFLGIIAVTIAMQVVMVELLTRFAGTQRLGVAQWGVCVAIAAMSWPIGWAVKFIPVPDRPLHEIVATRKFF, from the coding sequence ATGGACTGCGCCGCCGACTACCTGATCGCCGTGGGCAGGTCCACGGCGGATCCCATGCGGTGGATGAAGAAGTGGAGGAAGGCCGCCAACGTCATCCGGTCCTGCCACAGGCTGGCCCGCCTCGCCTTCCGGTCCGCCGACATCCTGCGCCGCACGGGCTCCTACGTCACCATCAAGATCCACGACGACGACGCTGATGACGCCGCCGGCACGTCCAagcccgccgacgccgcgccggtGGAGTTCTCCGTCGCGCCCGACGACGAGGACTTCCAGGGCCTGGTCAAGGAGAAGCGCCACGGCTGCTTCCGCCGCCTCAGCGCGGGCCCCGGGATCGCCGCCGCGCTGGCGTCCGGCGCGGAGGCCGGCATCCGCGGCGACGAGGccgacctgcgccgccgccgcgaggcgTTCGGCGCCAACACGCACCCGCGGCGGAAGCCCAAAGGGTTCTGGTGCCACGTGTGGGACGCGCTCAGCGACGTCTTCCTCATCGTGCTGCTCGTCTGCGCCGCCGTGTCCCTGGGGTTCGGCATCAAGGAGCACGGCCTAAAGGACGGCTGGTACGACGGCGTCAGCATCTTCCTCGCCGTCTTCCTCGTCGCGGCGGTGTCCGCGGTCAGCAACCACGGCCAGGCCAAGCGGTTCGACAGGCTGGCCAGCGAGTCCGACGACATCGCGGTCACCGTCgtgcgcggcgggcggaggcaaGAGGTCTCCATCTTCGACGTCGTCGTGGGCGACGTCGTGGTGCTCATGATCGGCGATGTCGTGCCCGCCGACGGCGTGTTCCTGGAGGGGCACGCGCTGCAGGTGGACGAGTCCAGCATGACCGGCGAGCCACACCCCGTGGACGTCGATGCCGAGAAGAGCCCCTTCCTCACCTCCGGCGTCAAGGTCATCGACGGCTACGGTAAGATGATCGTCACGGCCGTCGGCACGGACACCGCGTGGGGCGAGATGATGAGCAGCATCACCAGGGAGAAGACCGAGCCGACGCCGCTCCAGGAGCGCCTCGAGGGCCTCACCTCCAGTATCGGCAAGGtcggcgtcgccgtggcggtGCTCGTCTTCACCGTGCTCACCGCGCGGCGCTTCACCGGCAGCACCCGGGATGAGCAGGGCAAGCCCCTGTTCGACAAGCAGCACGTCACCTTCAACACCGTCTTCAGCGCGCTCGTCGGGATCTTCCAGCAGGCGGTGaccatcatcgtcgtcgccaTCCCGGAGGGCCTCCCGCTCGCCGTCACCCTGACCCTCGCATTCTCCATGAAGCGCATGGTCAAGGATCACGCGCTGGTGCGTACGCTCTCGGCGTGCGAGACCATGGGCTCCGTCACCGCCATCTGCACCGACAAGACCGGGACGCTCACGCTGAACCAGATGAAGGTAACCGAGTTCTGGGTCGGCACCGACCGGcccagggcggcggccgcggtcaGCGGCGGCGTCGTCAGCTTGCTGTGCCAGGGGGCAGGGCTCAACACCACGGGGAGCGTGTACAAGCCGGACAACGTCTCGCCGCCGGAGATATCTGGGAGCCCGACGGAGAAGGCTCTGCTGTCGTGGGCCGTCGCGGAGCTCCGCATGGACGCCGACGCGCTGAAGAGGAGCTGCAAGGTGCTGCACGTCGAGGCCTTCAACTCCGACAAGAAGCGCAGCGGCGTGCTGATCATGGACAACGCGACCGGCGCGGTGACCGCGCACTGGAAAGGCGCCGCGGAGATGGTCTTGGCGAGCTGCTCGGCGTATGTcggcgcggacggcgcggcgcggcagctcggcggcgagcagaggagggacCTCGAGAAGGTCATCAGCGACATGGCGGCAGGCAGCCTTCGGTGCATCGCGTTCGCCTACAAGCAGGTCGACGGGGAGCACTCCAAGATCGATGATGAGGACCTGACATTGCTGGGCTTGGTCGGCTTGAAGGATCCCTGCCGTCCAGAGGTCAGGACCGCTATCGAGGCCTGCACGAAGGCTGGTGTCGCGGTCAAGATGGTCACCGGCGACAACGTTCTCACGGCCCGTGCCATCGCCAAGGAGTGCGGCATCATCCCGGACAGCGATCGCGATGGTGTTGTCATCGAGGGGCACGAGTTCCGCGCCATGTCGCCGGAGGAGCAGCTGGAGATCGTGGACCGCATCCGCGTGATGGCGCGGTCGCTTCCCATGGACAAGCTGGTGCTGGTCCAGCGCCTGAAGCAGAAGGGCCACGTGGTGGCGGTCACCGGCGACGGCACCAACGACGCGCCGGCGCTCAAGGAGGCCGACGTCGGGCTGTCCATGGGCATCCAGGGCACCGAGGTCGCCAAGGAGAGCTCCGACATCGTGATCATGAACGACAACTTCGACACGGTGGTGACGGCCATCCGGTGGGGCCGCTGCGTCTTCAACAACATCCAGAAGTTCATCCAGTTCCAGCTGACCGTCAACGTCGCGGCGCTCATCATAAACTTCGTGGCGGCGCTGACCTCCGGCAAGATGCCGCTGACGACGGTGCAGCTGCTGTGGGTGAACCTGATCATGGACACCATGGGCGCGCTGGCGCTGGCGACGGACAAGCCCACCAAGGCGCTCATGCGGCGCCCGCCCATCGGCCGCACGGCGCCGCTCATCAGCAACGCCATGTGGCGCAACCTCGCCGCGCAGGCGGCGTTCCAGGTGGCCGTGCTGCTGGCGCTCCAGTACCGCGGCCGCGACGTCCTGGGCGTCGGCGAGAAGGCCAACGGCACCATCATCTTCAACGCCTTCGTGCTCTGCCAGGTGTTCAACGAGTTCAACGCCCGGGAGATCGAGCGCAAGAACGTCTTCGCCGGCGTGCTCCGGAACAGGATGTTCCTGGGCATCATCGCCGTCACGATCGCAATGCAGGTGGTGATGGTGGAGCTGCTGACGAGGTTCGCCGGCACCCAGAGGCTTGGCGTGGCGCAGTGGGGTGTCTGCGTCGCCATAGCGGCCATGTCGTGGCCGATTGGATGGGCGGTCAAGTTCATCCCCGTGCCAGACCGGCCGCTCCATGAGATCGTGGCAACCAGGAAATTCTTCTAG